The Microlunatus antarcticus genome window below encodes:
- a CDS encoding low temperature requirement protein A, protein MTRGAVQPLVRPPRLHLGRAGSASRLELFFDLAYVLVVLELAHSLYTDLSWHGLLVMAGLFTAIWFSWMGFTLYANRFDTDDLVFRLAKLGATAAIAGCAASASDAVGKYAVPFAVSYLVGRLVLLGLYARAWRHVAQARPTINVYLLCIGVSTVLWAVSVAVPAPGRYWLWAVAVLIDAVGPVLATLRDDRLPLHIEHLPERFGLLVILVLGEAVGGAARGTHDASWAAPSVAVGIAGLLLAASLWWAYFDVAATSGANKLEETAEEDGEEDGDDDPDPTTSRRTPTSATTSSSSATSRWRSAWSWSASGSRVWRCTRRPPGRRSRPGSWPAGSPSSTPATR, encoded by the coding sequence GTGACTCGTGGTGCGGTGCAGCCGCTCGTACGCCCGCCCCGGCTTCACCTGGGCCGGGCGGGCTCGGCGAGCCGGCTGGAGCTGTTCTTCGACCTGGCGTACGTGCTGGTCGTCCTCGAGCTGGCGCACAGCCTCTACACCGACCTGTCCTGGCACGGCCTGCTGGTCATGGCCGGCCTCTTCACCGCCATCTGGTTCTCGTGGATGGGCTTCACCCTCTACGCCAACCGCTTCGACACCGACGACCTCGTCTTCCGGCTGGCCAAGCTGGGCGCGACGGCGGCCATCGCGGGCTGCGCGGCCAGCGCGTCCGACGCCGTCGGGAAGTACGCCGTCCCCTTCGCCGTGAGCTACCTCGTCGGGCGGCTGGTCCTGCTCGGCCTCTACGCCCGCGCCTGGCGGCACGTGGCGCAGGCGCGACCCACCATCAACGTCTACCTGCTCTGCATCGGCGTCAGCACGGTGCTGTGGGCGGTCTCGGTCGCCGTCCCCGCCCCGGGCCGCTACTGGCTCTGGGCGGTCGCCGTCCTCATCGACGCCGTCGGGCCGGTCCTCGCCACCCTGCGGGACGACCGGCTGCCGCTGCACATCGAGCACCTGCCCGAGCGCTTCGGGCTGCTGGTCATCCTCGTGCTCGGGGAGGCGGTGGGCGGCGCCGCGCGCGGGACCCACGACGCCTCCTGGGCCGCCCCGTCGGTCGCGGTCGGGATCGCGGGTCTGCTGCTGGCCGCGAGCCTGTGGTGGGCCTACTTCGACGTGGCGGCCACCAGCGGCGCGAACAAGCTCGAGGAGACCGCGGAGGAGGACGGCGAGGAGGACGGCGACGACGACCCGGACCCGACGACGAGCCGCCGGACGCCGACCAGCGCCACGACCTCTTCGTCTTCGGCCACTTCCCGCTGGCGCTCGGCGTGGTCCTGGTCGGCGTCGGGCTCGAGGGTCTGGCGGTGCACCCGGAGACCCCCGGGCCGTCGGAGTCGGCCTGGCTCCTGGCCGGCGGGCTCGCCCTCTTCTACGCCGGCAACGCGATGA
- a CDS encoding medium chain dehydrogenase/reductase family protein produces the protein MSRTDDPTVEIVLPGVVEPDGLQVRTRDLAAPGRGEALVDVEATGVSFAEQAMRRNRYPGQPRFPFVPGYDVVGRVTAVGAGVDPALVGQRVAALTKTGGWASRVLLDARDLLPVPEGLDAGEVESLVVNGITAWQMLHRTAQVAPGQTVLVHGANGGVGTTLAQLARHHGVRVIGAARPRHHDALRRLGVEPVDPSDPAAMDAQVRALAPGGVDAVFDNLGGPTLLRSWRLLAPGGWLVSSSIASVTSGNLVWAFLRLLARLALWNLAPNGRHAGFYDIWAGHRTRPGRFRAHLRTDLDAVLALLVAGVLVPEVAARLPLTEAAEGLRVAEERTRLGKVVLLP, from the coding sequence GTGAGCCGAACTGATGACCCTACCGTCGAGATCGTCCTGCCCGGGGTGGTGGAGCCGGACGGGTTGCAGGTGCGGACCCGCGACCTCGCCGCGCCGGGCCGCGGCGAGGCCCTCGTGGACGTCGAGGCGACGGGGGTGTCCTTCGCCGAGCAGGCGATGCGGCGCAACCGCTACCCCGGTCAGCCGCGCTTCCCCTTCGTGCCCGGGTACGACGTCGTGGGACGGGTGACCGCGGTCGGCGCCGGCGTGGACCCGGCCCTCGTCGGGCAGCGGGTGGCCGCCCTGACCAAGACGGGCGGCTGGGCGAGCCGGGTCCTCCTGGACGCCCGGGACCTGCTGCCCGTCCCCGAGGGTCTCGACGCCGGCGAGGTCGAGAGCCTCGTCGTCAACGGGATCACCGCCTGGCAGATGCTGCACCGGACCGCTCAGGTGGCGCCCGGTCAGACGGTCCTGGTGCACGGCGCGAACGGGGGCGTGGGCACGACGCTCGCCCAGCTGGCGCGGCACCACGGCGTACGCGTCATCGGCGCGGCCCGCCCCCGCCACCACGACGCGCTGCGCCGGCTCGGCGTCGAGCCCGTCGACCCCTCCGATCCGGCGGCGATGGACGCGCAGGTCCGGGCGCTGGCGCCGGGTGGGGTCGACGCCGTCTTCGACAACCTCGGTGGCCCGACGCTGCTCCGGTCGTGGCGGCTGCTGGCGCCGGGCGGATGGCTGGTCAGCAGCTCGATCGCCTCCGTCACCTCGGGGAACCTGGTGTGGGCGTTCCTGCGGCTGCTGGCCCGCCTCGCGCTGTGGAACCTCGCGCCCAACGGCCGGCACGCCGGCTTCTACGACATCTGGGCCGGTCACCGCACCCGGCCGGGGAGGTTCCGGGCGCACCTGCGCACCGACCTCGACGCGGTCCTCGCCCTGCTCGTCGCCGGGGTGCTCGTCCCGGAGGTCGCCGCGCGGCTGCCCCTGACGGAGGCGGCCGAGGGCCTGCGGGTCGCCGAGGAACGGACCCGGCTCGGCAAGGTCGTCCTCCTCCCCTGA
- a CDS encoding low temperature requirement protein A, with amino-acid sequence MVGVGLEGLAVHPETPGPSESAWLLAGGLALFYAGNAMIVAGTARSWRPVWPWPLVLVPVVLALGAAPLPTSLLHTAAFAVVTIVAAVHGTVVGRRPEAELSAD; translated from the coding sequence CTGGTCGGCGTCGGGCTCGAGGGTCTGGCGGTGCACCCGGAGACCCCCGGGCCGTCGGAGTCGGCCTGGCTCCTGGCCGGCGGGCTCGCCCTCTTCTACGCCGGCAACGCGATGATCGTCGCGGGGACGGCCCGTTCCTGGCGACCCGTCTGGCCGTGGCCGCTGGTCCTGGTCCCCGTCGTCCTCGCCCTCGGCGCCGCACCGCTGCCGACGTCCCTGCTGCACACCGCGGCCTTCGCGGTCGTGACGATCGTCGCGGCCGTCCACGGGACCGTCGTGGGCCGCCGCCCGGAGGCGGAGCTCAGCGCCGACTGA
- a CDS encoding excalibur calcium-binding domain-containing protein — protein sequence MTLRRALSGLSLLALAGAAALVPGTASAAAAAIEVDGARVQFASRTTASASVTYTCGTPGSTVSDTLTVIVFQPLAEQGYKAAADNGDEGTPVQCDGVAHAATPVALQVREGVFADGPAEVALLVGDGLDEDDILYQDVDVVGVPAPEVTVSTNASPEPARKGKKITVKGTVARDDKPVKVKATLYFAKDGGDFTKVKTVKSDKKGRLSTTVKASQSGTFAYGYGGVVDDGDHVEVIPVAKTYKNCTALNKVYENGVGKKGAVDKGGSVDDFTVDDATYKKNKKSDRDKDGIACER from the coding sequence ATGACGCTGCGCCGTGCCCTGTCCGGGCTGTCCCTCCTGGCCCTCGCGGGTGCCGCCGCGCTCGTGCCGGGCACCGCCTCGGCCGCGGCAGCGGCGATCGAGGTGGACGGCGCCCGCGTGCAGTTCGCCAGCCGGACGACGGCCTCGGCCTCGGTCACCTACACCTGCGGGACGCCTGGCTCGACCGTCTCCGACACCCTCACCGTGATCGTCTTCCAGCCGCTGGCCGAGCAGGGCTACAAGGCGGCGGCCGACAACGGGGACGAGGGGACGCCCGTGCAGTGCGACGGCGTCGCCCACGCGGCGACGCCGGTGGCGCTGCAGGTGCGGGAGGGCGTGTTCGCCGACGGCCCCGCCGAGGTCGCGCTGCTCGTCGGCGACGGGCTCGACGAGGACGACATCCTCTACCAGGACGTCGACGTGGTCGGCGTGCCCGCGCCGGAGGTGACGGTCTCCACGAACGCCTCGCCCGAGCCGGCCCGCAAGGGCAAGAAGATCACCGTCAAGGGCACGGTCGCCCGGGACGACAAGCCGGTCAAGGTCAAGGCGACCCTCTACTTCGCCAAGGACGGCGGCGACTTCACCAAGGTCAAGACGGTGAAGAGCGACAAGAAGGGCCGCCTGTCGACGACGGTCAAGGCCAGCCAGTCGGGGACGTTCGCGTACGGCTACGGCGGCGTCGTCGACGACGGCGACCACGTCGAGGTGATCCCGGTGGCCAAGACGTACAAGAACTGCACGGCCCTGAACAAGGTCTACGAGAACGGCGTCGGCAAGAAGGGCGCGGTGGACAAGGGCGGGTCGGTGGACGACTTCACCGTCGACGACGCCACGTACAAGAAGAACAAGAAGAGCGACCGCGACAAGGACGGCATCGCCTGCGAGCGGTAG